Part of the Sinorhizobium terangae genome is shown below.
GGCTCCGGGATTGCCAACGATGCTCTTCGCCTATGGATCGTTGATCTGGAGGCCGGAGATCGAATATGTCGGCGAAACGGTTGGCGTTGCCCGGGGCTGGCATCGCGCCTTCTGCTTCCGGATGATCCGCTTCCGGGGAACGCCCGAACAGCCGGGCCTCATGATGGCGCTCGATCGCGGCGGCCAGTGTCGGGGTGTCCTCTACCGAGTGCCGGATGACGGCATCGAGGGGCAGCTCGGAAAACTCTTCCGACGCGAATTCACCTATAAACCGCCCAACAGCATGCCGCGCTGGATCAAGGTCGAGACGGCGTCGGGCCCGGTGTCGGCGCTGTCCTTCGTCATGAACCGGGCTTCGCCGCTCTATGCCGGCAGTCTCTCCCTCGAAGCCGTCGCGGAGGTGCTGGCTTGCGCATGCGGCCATGTCGGCTCAGGCGCGGAATATCTGCTCAACACCGTGACGCATCTCGAGGCGAGGGGTATCCGGGACCGCAATCTGTGGCGCCTGCAAGCGCTCGTCGCAGAGTGCATCGAGCGCAACAATGACGGTGCACGCGAACGAGGTAGCGAGCGCCTGACGATCAGGCGCCCGGTCTGATCGCGCGTTTGAAGAGCGGGATCGACCGAAGGCTCCAGCCGAGATTCATGCCTGCCGCGGCCAGGAGGATTGCCGCAGATCCGGCGATCTGTATCGCCTGCAATTCGTGGCCGAAAGCGACGCGATCGACGAGGATCGCGGCGATCGGATAGATGAAGGAGAGCGCGCCCGTCATGTGCGTCGGGAGCCGCTGGATCGCTCCGTAGAGCAGGATATACATGATGCCGGTATGAACGACGCCGACGGCGACGAGCAGCGTCCATTGCCAAGCGTCCTGCGGCAGCGGTGCGGAGAGCGCGAAGGGCGCCAGCATGATCGACCCGGTGATC
Proteins encoded:
- a CDS encoding gamma-glutamylcyclotransferase: MPGKPRPLSLTPAHVAQVHRAIDDGGPGPGAVLHSDADYDEWVERMIRSHPAPGLPTMLFAYGSLIWRPEIEYVGETVGVARGWHRAFCFRMIRFRGTPEQPGLMMALDRGGQCRGVLYRVPDDGIEGQLGKLFRREFTYKPPNSMPRWIKVETASGPVSALSFVMNRASPLYAGSLSLEAVAEVLACACGHVGSGAEYLLNTVTHLEARGIRDRNLWRLQALVAECIERNNDGARERGSERLTIRRPV